In Crassostrea angulata isolate pt1a10 chromosome 4, ASM2561291v2, whole genome shotgun sequence, one genomic interval encodes:
- the LOC128179915 gene encoding glycoprotein-N-acetylgalactosamine 3-beta-galactosyltransferase 1-like isoform X1 yields the protein MAILTCNEYSRLKSSRMIQFKSPFRTSSRSTVYWIVAVSFLVVIMYYCVFKHKDNTKELEMLDAYGFLENVKNFLLKTKQRDKQYLANEKSYLEEKAKNLKILCYTMTIMANIKTKAVAVNNTWGTRCTKLVFITPEPSSSLHTLQVDVQEGRSHLTDKTVKTLKVLYRTYKNDFDWFYKCDDDVFIVMENLRHLLAKHESRVPVYIGHQFRVRTKQGYLSGGAGYAINRRALEMINAEGFDVPGRCDVSGKDEDLDIGRCFAKIGVKIYSTVDTQGRQSFHPFGFQRAFYGHEGGEVYYVSRPYETGPGCCSEFTVSYHYVTPEEMYLIEFLLYHTQIYGRHSTAKDKEIFTDKEAVIADKAPNEVLLTPRYIWHYLYRYSVFE from the exons ATGGCCATACTGACATGTAACGAGTACTCTCGGTTAAAATCAAGCAG AATGATACAATTCAAAAGCCCTTTCAGGACCTCGAGTCGATCAACTGTATATTGGATTGTTGCCGTTTCCTTTCTGGTGGTTATTATGTATTATTGTG TGTTTAAGCATAAAGATAACACAAAGGAGCTTG aaatgttAGATGCATATG gATTTTTGGAAAACGTCAAAAACTTTCTACTGAAAACAAAGCAGAGGGACAAACAAT ATCTTGCTAATGAAAAATCCTATCTGGAAGAAAAGGcgaaaaatctgaaaattctGTGTTATACGATGACAATTATGGccaacatcaaaacaaaggcaGTGGCTGTGAACAATACATGGGGAACTCGCTGTACGAAACTCGTGTTCATCACTCCCGAGCCGAGCTCATCTCTACACACGTTACAAGTAGACGTTCAAGAAGGGAGAAGTCACCTTACagacaaaaccgtcaaaacccTCAAAGTTCTGTATAGGACTTATAAGAATGATTTTGATTGGTTCTACAAGTGTGATGATGACGTTTTCATTGTCATGGAAAATTTACGTCATCTCTTGGCCAAACATGAATCTAGGGTACCAGTTTACATAGGCCACCAGTTTAGAGTGCGCACAAAGCAGGGATATTTGTCGGGAGGGGCAGGGTATGCTATAAATAGAAGAGCCCTTGAAATGATAAACGCAGAGGGTTTCGATGTGCCAGGGAGGTGTGACGTCTCTGGAAAAGACGAGGATCTTGACATTGGTCGCTGTTTTGCGAAAATTGGTGTAAAAATTTATTCCACTGTTGATACTCAAGGTCGACAGTCTTTTCACCCATTTGGTTTTCAGAGAGCTTTTTATGGACATGAAGGGGGTGAAGTTTACTATGTATCAAGGCCTTATGAAACg GGTCCGGGTTGCTGCAGTGAGTTCACCGTGTCCTACCATTATGTGACGCCAGAGGAGATGTACCTGATCGAGTTCTTGTTATATCACACCCAGATCTATGGACGACACTCCACCGCCAAAGACAAGGAAATCTTCACTGACAAAGAGGCTGTGATAGCTGACAAGGCCCCCAACGAAGTCCTGCTGACGCCCAGATACATCTGGCATTATTTATATAGATACTCAGTGTTTGAGTGA
- the LOC128179915 gene encoding glycoprotein-N-acetylgalactosamine 3-beta-galactosyltransferase 1-like isoform X2, with protein sequence MAILTCNEYSRLKSSRMIQFKSPFRTSSRSTVYWIVAVSFLVVIMYYCVFKHKDNTKELGFLENVKNFLLKTKQRDKQYLANEKSYLEEKAKNLKILCYTMTIMANIKTKAVAVNNTWGTRCTKLVFITPEPSSSLHTLQVDVQEGRSHLTDKTVKTLKVLYRTYKNDFDWFYKCDDDVFIVMENLRHLLAKHESRVPVYIGHQFRVRTKQGYLSGGAGYAINRRALEMINAEGFDVPGRCDVSGKDEDLDIGRCFAKIGVKIYSTVDTQGRQSFHPFGFQRAFYGHEGGEVYYVSRPYETGPGCCSEFTVSYHYVTPEEMYLIEFLLYHTQIYGRHSTAKDKEIFTDKEAVIADKAPNEVLLTPRYIWHYLYRYSVFE encoded by the exons ATGGCCATACTGACATGTAACGAGTACTCTCGGTTAAAATCAAGCAG AATGATACAATTCAAAAGCCCTTTCAGGACCTCGAGTCGATCAACTGTATATTGGATTGTTGCCGTTTCCTTTCTGGTGGTTATTATGTATTATTGTG TGTTTAAGCATAAAGATAACACAAAGGAGCTTG gATTTTTGGAAAACGTCAAAAACTTTCTACTGAAAACAAAGCAGAGGGACAAACAAT ATCTTGCTAATGAAAAATCCTATCTGGAAGAAAAGGcgaaaaatctgaaaattctGTGTTATACGATGACAATTATGGccaacatcaaaacaaaggcaGTGGCTGTGAACAATACATGGGGAACTCGCTGTACGAAACTCGTGTTCATCACTCCCGAGCCGAGCTCATCTCTACACACGTTACAAGTAGACGTTCAAGAAGGGAGAAGTCACCTTACagacaaaaccgtcaaaacccTCAAAGTTCTGTATAGGACTTATAAGAATGATTTTGATTGGTTCTACAAGTGTGATGATGACGTTTTCATTGTCATGGAAAATTTACGTCATCTCTTGGCCAAACATGAATCTAGGGTACCAGTTTACATAGGCCACCAGTTTAGAGTGCGCACAAAGCAGGGATATTTGTCGGGAGGGGCAGGGTATGCTATAAATAGAAGAGCCCTTGAAATGATAAACGCAGAGGGTTTCGATGTGCCAGGGAGGTGTGACGTCTCTGGAAAAGACGAGGATCTTGACATTGGTCGCTGTTTTGCGAAAATTGGTGTAAAAATTTATTCCACTGTTGATACTCAAGGTCGACAGTCTTTTCACCCATTTGGTTTTCAGAGAGCTTTTTATGGACATGAAGGGGGTGAAGTTTACTATGTATCAAGGCCTTATGAAACg GGTCCGGGTTGCTGCAGTGAGTTCACCGTGTCCTACCATTATGTGACGCCAGAGGAGATGTACCTGATCGAGTTCTTGTTATATCACACCCAGATCTATGGACGACACTCCACCGCCAAAGACAAGGAAATCTTCACTGACAAAGAGGCTGTGATAGCTGACAAGGCCCCCAACGAAGTCCTGCTGACGCCCAGATACATCTGGCATTATTTATATAGATACTCAGTGTTTGAGTGA